The following nucleotide sequence is from Candidatus Poribacteria bacterium.
GTAAAGAAAGCGCGGGAAGACATTCTTGAGTTTCTGCTCGTTCACCATCCACTTGATTGCCCCGTCTGTGACCAAGCGGGTGAGTGNNNNNNNNNNNNNNNNNNNNNNNNNNNNNNNNNNNNNNNNNNNNNNNNNNNNNNNNNNNNNNNNCTGCTCTACTCGACCCGATGTATTGTCTGTACCCGTTGCATCCGCTTCTGCGATGAAGTGGCAGGGACCGGCGAACTTGGGCTGATCCACCGGGGTTCACACGACGAAATTGATATTCCACGCGACCATGATGAGAATCCGCTCCGGTTGCTCGACAATAAACTCGCTGGCAATGTCGTGGATATCTGTCCCGTTGGGGCACTGATTAGCAAGGATTTCCTTTTTAAGTCGCGTCCATGGTTTATGAAGCAGGTCAATAGTGTCTGTCCGGGCTGTAGCGTCGGCTGTAATATCACTGTTGATTATAAAGAGGATGGGCTTTATCGAATTCAGCCGCGGTTCCACGAGGATATCAATCAACACTGGATGTGCGATGACGGACGGCTCGGTTATCATTACGTTAATAGCGAAGATCGGCTCAAGATTCCGATGAAGCGCGTAGATGGCGAATTCGTTCCAACCTCGTGGGCGGATGCGCTGAATCTTATCGTGGAAAAATTCTCTGAGACAGATCCCGAATCCATCGTTATCGTTGGCTCCGCCCAAGGCACCAATGAGGAGAATTACCTGCTAGGCAAATTAGCTCGTGAAGTCCTCAAAACGGAGTCGATCGGTCTGTTTGGACGTGAACTGGGTGAGGAGCACAAATTCCCGCAATTCACCATTGATGCTGACAAAAACCCGAACACTCACGGGGCACGGGATATGCTCAGGTTGGGAGATGATAACTCCTTGACAGGGGACGCACTTTGGAGTGGAATAGCAAATGCAAAGGTCGTGTACCTTGTGAATGGGGCACCCGAACGTCCGCTTGACGAGACAACGAAACAGGCGTTGGAAGCGGTTGATTTTCTGGTTGTACAGGATATCTTTGAATCCGATGTAGCGCAATTGGCTGATGTCATTCTCCCAGGGGTCACTTTTGCGGAGAAGGATGGCAGTTTCACCAACGCGAAGGGTTGGGTGCAACGGATACATCGGGCTGTTGATCCCCCCGGCGAGGCGCGTGTTGATTGGGAAATTATCCAGCAGTTAGCCAAGCGTTTGGGTGGTGAGATGGATTATCATTTCGCCGGTGAGATTGCGTTGGAGATTGCGGAAAATATACCTGATTATCAAGATGCTACGCACCAGAATATTGGGGATGGTGGAGTCAATCTCGCTAGCGGAGACAGTTGACGACCTTCATGATGAAAGCGAAATGAAATTAGATTCAAGCCAAATCTCAGAGATTGGTAATTATTTCAAAGATAAGCCGGTTTGGTGAAGCTGCCAATTCTTTTACAGATGAATTCAAATGAAGATTCTCGGACATAGAATGGCGAGCGATTATAGGATTGAGAAACATCTGAGTCCACCACTATTTTGGAATTGATGAAAATGTGGTTTAGGGAATTATTCAGAAAGATATTCCAGAACTGAAGGCGAAAGTCGTAGGAATTTTGGGAAGTCTTGAAAACAAAGTTGTCTCAGAATCCAGATAGGGAGAGATATGGACTTACCATTTCACGTTTTAATCATTAGTTCACTCATCAAAATTGTTGTCGTCGTTCATCTGCTGCTCATCGGCGTTATGGGGATGATTCTTGCCGAGCGGAAAGTGAGTGGATGGATTCAGGACCGACACGGTCCCAACCGCGTCGGACCTTGGGGTATTTTGCAGCCGATTGCCGATGGCGTAAAATTTCTGCTGAAAGAGGACCTGATTCCAGACCATGTGGATAAACCGATCTATCTACTCGCACCTGCGATTATTTTGGTGCCGGCTCTAGTTACCTGCGGTGTTGTTCCCTTCGGCAGCTCAATAACAATCTCAGGCTACGAAATCCCTCTGCAAATTGCCGATATTAATATCGGGGTTCTGTATATTCTGGCAATCACCTCTTTGGGGGTTTATGGTGTCGTGCTTGGTGCCTGGGCATCGAATAACAAGTATTCGCTACTCGGTGGCTTGCGCTCCTCCGCACAGATGATTAGCTATGAGTTGACGTTGGGGCTTTCGCTTATCGGCGTTCTTATGCTTTCAAGTTCATTAAGCCTCCGGGAGATCGCAATCCAACAAGGGAGTTATCCCTGGACTTGGAATTTCCTCATCCATTTTCCTGCCTTTTTAGCCTTTACCACCGCTGCCTTTGCAGAGACCAATCGTCTCCCCTTCGATCTCGCCGAAGCGGAACAGGAACTTGTCGGCGGATACCATACAGAATATAGCAGCATGAAGTTCGCTATGTATTTCATGGCGGAGTATATGCACATGATTGTCGGCTCGGCGGTGGCTGTTACACTCTTTTTGGGTGGTTGGCATTTCTTCGGATTGGAAAAGGTCGGCGGTCCCTTCTGGAGTGGTGTGATTTCATTTGGAATCTTCTTCGCCAAAACAGCATTTTTCCTCTTT
It contains:
- a CDS encoding molybdopterin-dependent oxidoreductase encodes the protein LLYSTRCIVCTRCIRFCDEVAGTGELGLIHRGSHDEIDIPRDHDENPLRLLDNKLAGNVVDICPVGALISKDFLFKSRPWFMKQVNSVCPGCSVGCNITVDYKEDGLYRIQPRFHEDINQHWMCDDGRLGYHYVNSEDRLKIPMKRVDGEFVPTSWADALNLIVEKFSETDPESIVIVGSAQGTNEENYLLGKLAREVLKTESIGLFGRELGEEHKFPQFTIDADKNPNTHGARDMLRLGDDNSLTGDALWSGIANAKVVYLVNGAPERPLDETTKQALEAVDFLVVQDIFESDVAQLADVILPGVTFAEKDGSFTNAKGWVQRIHRAVDPPGEARVDWEIIQQLAKRLGGEMDYHFAGEIALEIAENIPDYQDATHQNIGDGGVNLASGDS
- the nuoH gene encoding NADH-quinone oxidoreductase subunit NuoH; protein product: MDLPFHVLIISSLIKIVVVVHLLLIGVMGMILAERKVSGWIQDRHGPNRVGPWGILQPIADGVKFLLKEDLIPDHVDKPIYLLAPAIILVPALVTCGVVPFGSSITISGYEIPLQIADINIGVLYILAITSLGVYGVVLGAWASNNKYSLLGGLRSSAQMISYELTLGLSLIGVLMLSSSLSLREIAIQQGSYPWTWNFLIHFPAFLAFTTAAFAETNRLPFDLAEAEQELVGGYHTEYSSMKFAMYFMAEYMHMIVGSAVAVTLFLGGWHFFGLEKVGGPFWSGVISFGIFFAKTAFFLFVFIWVRWTLPRFRYDQLMNLGWKFLLPIALTTIVVTGTVWAFTQSKLLVGILNVVAASIVVAIVSTTLVMTREPEPVDDRGVLSFTEESSS